One window of the Primulina eburnea isolate SZY01 chromosome 18, ASM2296580v1, whole genome shotgun sequence genome contains the following:
- the LOC140819596 gene encoding cytochrome b561 and DOMON domain-containing protein At2g04850 — translation MLIVLLFHIVLSLHANVAFSSRCTTKTASKTFERCITLPTQQASLAWSFHPHNATLDLAFFGTFISPSGWVGWGINPISPEMTGTRALITFPDPNSGQIVLLPYILDPTVKLQKNALLSRPLDIHVLSSSVTLYGGRMATIYDGATIQIYTTLKVPTNKTKIHFVWNRGLYVQGYSPTIHPTTLNDLSSIITIDVLSGTSAKSSTDPRTLKIVHGILNAISWGILLPIGVVTARYLRHIQAIGPTWFYAHAGIQILAVFLGTVGFSIGIKLGELSPGRVFGLHRKLAFAAFCLGWLQTLALLFRPKTTHKFRKYWKSYHHFVGYACVLLGVINVFQGFEIMGEDTSYAKLAYCLLLSTLLGVCIALEVNSWVIFCRKSKEEKLRREGIFGDIYDKGSGSITRG, via the coding sequence ATGCTGATTGTCTTGCTATTCCACATTGTTCTATCCCTTCATGCTAATGTCGCCTTTTCGTCTCGTTGCACTACCAAGACGGCCTCGAAAACCTTCGAAAGATGCATCACGCTTCCTACTCAACAAGCTTCCCTGGCTTGGTCATTCCACCCCCACAATGCAACTCTTGATCTAGCCTTCTTTGGCACCTTCATTTCGCCCTCCGGGTGGGTCGGATGGGGCATCAATCCGATCTCCCCCGAGATGACCGGAACGCGAGCCTTGATCACGTTCCCAGATCCCAACTCAGGCCAGATTGTCCTGCTACCATATATCCTGGATCCAACAGTCAAGCTACAAAAAAACGCCCTCCTATCCCGACCTCTAGACATCCATGTCCTCTCTTCTTCTGTCACTCTGTATGGTGGCCGTATGGCCACCATATATGACGGCGCCACCATCCAAATCTATACCACATTAAAGGTCCCAACAAACAAAACCAAAATCCATTTCGTTTGGAACCGCGGCCTATACGTGCAAGGCTACTCCCCAACGATCCATCCAACTACATTAAACGATCTTTCTTCCATCATAACAATAGATGTCCTTTCAGGCACATCAGCCAAGTCAAGTACCGATCCTAGAACACTCAAAATAGTGCATGGGATCCTCAATGCCATTTCTTGGGGGATTCTGCTTCCCATAGGGGTGGTCACGGCCCGATATCTAAGGCACATACAAGCCATAGGACCTACATGGTTCTATGCTCATGCAGGGATACAAATCCTGGCTGTTTTCTTAGGAACGGTGGGATTCTCCATTGGGATCAAACTAGGGGAACTATCACCAGGCCGAGTTTTTGGGCTGCATCGGAAACTCGCGTTCGCGGCTTTTTGTTTAGGGTGGTTGCAAACTCTTGCACTTTTGTTCAGGCCTAAAACTACACACAAATTTAGAAAGTATTGGAAATCCTATCACCATTTTGTTGGATATGCTTGTGTTTTGTTAGGTGTTATTAATGTTTTCCAAGGATTCGAAATCATGGGAGAGGACACATCTTATGCTAAATTAGCGTATTGTTTGTTGCTTTCGACGCTACTAGGCGTTTGCATTGCATTGGAAGTGAATTCTTGGGTGATTTTTTGTCGGAAATCCAAGGAAGAAAAGCTAAGGAGAGAAGGGATATTTGGAGATATTTATGATAAGGGAAGTGGCTCCATCACTCGTGGCTAA